In a single window of the Zea mays cultivar B73 chromosome 5, Zm-B73-REFERENCE-NAM-5.0, whole genome shotgun sequence genome:
- the LOC103626749 gene encoding cyclin-dependent kinases regulatory subunit 1: MGQIKYSEKYFNDTYEYRYLVLPPEVAKLLPKNRLLSENEWRAIGVQQSRGSVHYAIHHLETHIMLFRRRINYQQQ; encoded by the exons ATGGGTCAAATCAAGTACTCCGAGAAGTACTTCAACGACACCTATGAGTACAGGTA TTTAGTCCTCCCGCCCGAGGTCGCCAAGCTCCTCCCCAAGAACCGCCTCCTATCCGAG AACGAGTGGCGCGCGATCGGAGTGCAGCAGAGCCGCGGGTCGGTGCACTACGCGATCCACCACCTGGAGACGCACATCATGCTGTTCCGCCGCCGGATCAACTACCAGCAGCAGTAG